The Candidatus Methylomirabilis tolerans nucleotide sequence CTAAAGAAATGGGTTGTAGGGACCACTCCTGAAATAGCCGCGAATTTGTAGAAAGGTCCGCTCCGATCTGAGACCCCGTCCCCACCCGTCATTCGGCATGGGGAGTTAGAGGTGGCGCAAGGTGAGAGCCGCCCGACCGTTAGATAGGCTGTGCTACCCAGATATCAGGAGTGGGCTATCCGTTAAGAGGAAGGTGACGGCTTGTTAACGAGAGAGCTACGAGGCGCATATTACGGGGGTATTCTGCACTTCTCTTCCCCCCTGTAACCCTCACGGAATGATCACCCCCATATGGGGCTGGTGCAATCTTAGCGACCTTCGATCTTGCTAAGGGCCTCTTTCACTGCGTCCTTGAGTTTCGGGTTATGCTCACCCAACTCGCGCAAGACTGGAACTGCCTCCTTGGCTCGCAGCCCGATCTCCCCCAGGACCCTGGTCGCTATCACCGGCACCTTATTGAGTGGCGGACTTGATCGGAATATGCAGAAAGATGACCTGCGACGTTCCCGAGCGCGGGCGGGGCTGTTACGCGGGTGACGGTTACTTCGCGATGTAGGCATTCAACCCGATGGTGACGGGCTTACCTTCTACCAGCACATCCGTCTTCATATTCCCACGTGTGCTGGCGACAACGAGAGTCTTTCCGCTCGCGCTTGGGGTGGGCGTTTCAAGGTCTGCCGTGATAATGAGTTTTTTGCCTTCGATCTTGACCGTAATGGCCATGGGTGTTCCTCCTGTGAAGTGGGCTCGTCTCGACGCGCGCCGTCAAAGTCTGTTTCAACTGCCGTAACGAGCACCTGCAGTTCCTGTGTGTGAAGCGTGGGCCAGGTCGTGGTCGTGAGTGATGAGGCGCCAAGCCGGGTACCGGCAAGGTCGCTTGGCTCGTGATGACCCGATATACTTCAGGCTTGAGCGGTTGATAAGCGGGGGAGACCTTCTTGGGAGCTCAGCGAATCAGATCGATGGTCGTCCCACGCTCAATGCCCATCTACGCGTGATCTGCCGTGATGGCGGTCGCATCCAGAAGCTTGGCGAGGACGAGACACAGGCTCTATCGCCCAGTGACAGCCCTGAAACCTTGGTCTCTGGGGCGAACAGGCCGACTTGGACGGCCTGTTCGTCGTCAAACGGGACCGGCTCCGGCGTCTCTCGAATGGCGGCCTCCGGCATCCCTGCCAGCGCCAAGCGCGCGGTCACCTCGGCAAGATTGACCGTGGAGATCGCGGTTTCCGCAAGGAGCGGGACGACGCGTTCAGCCCCGTCTTCCTGATTCAACAGGGTCAGGGGCGCGAAGACATCAAGGACGGCCTTACTCACGTTGCGCCTCTTGTCGCCGCTCATATAACAGTCTGTCAACAAGGGCGGTGCCTGCCGAGATATACTGGCGAACGCGGCGTTGTGCCTCAGCGATGGCCTGACGTGCGACCTCCGACCAGTTGATCTCCGCACACTTCTTCATCTCTGCTTTGAAATCAGCCGGGATTGCGAGCGTTAAGTTCGCCATGGCTAGTTGACCCTCCTATACACGTGCATTCTCGTGATACGTTAGCACACAACATACACGTAGACAAGGCACCTTGTGCGGCGTGTCCCTGAGCCCTCCATCCCAACGGTAGCGCAGGTTACAACCACACATCTGTATCGGCATCGGAACGCCAGGCCGAGTTCAATCTGAACAGGAGGCCGGTTTTCGAGCGGTTCTCCCGCCTCAAAGAGCCTTCGACGGCCTGGATGAAGTCCTCTTCCGGAGAAGGCAGCCACCGATTCCGCTCGATGATCGCCAGTCGCCTTGCAAGCAGGATGCCGGTCTAAGACGCCTCGATGAGCTGCATTCTCAGGGTGTGTTGAAAGGGATGTGATCGCGGTGTCTAAGAAGGGTAGTGAACCAAGCGTGGGGAGAGACAAGGCGCTGCGACCAAGGCATAAGACTCAAGATTACGGGGTATAATCTACAGTTGCAAGGGCGAGGGCGTGCCTGAACTTCACAGTCTTGAGCCATTATGGAAACGGCGGTGGACTACTGACTTGTGGCGCGATCTCTCCGGTCATGGCCCGAAGAAAGGCCATTAA carries:
- a CDS encoding VapC toxin family PIN domain ribonuclease is translated as MSKAVLDVFAPLTLLNQEDGAERVVPLLAETAISTVNLAEVTARLALAGMPEAAIRETPEPVPFDDEQAVQVGLFAPETKVSGLSLGDRACVSSSPSFWMRPPSRQITRRWALSVGRPSI